Proteins encoded within one genomic window of Terriglobus sp. TAA 43:
- a CDS encoding DUF882 domain-containing protein, with the protein MPLRFSSLNLGFVSARTVTAFGVLLALGMTAPSACARKFEVRKHPRIRAVAHAFVNATLPGLGLLPIEGDEVTTPSEGQKYELKFAHQGGEMIDVVYRVGDTYIPEALDKLNHFLRDSHNQEVTTFDPRTFDVLHTLMAKVGKGGGVISVLSAYRSQETNDALRASGTTNAAEHSQHIEAKAVDMRVEGVPAARLRDAALSLDAGGVGYYPKSQFVHVDTGPVRKWTYSPHASGHKRRHKRA; encoded by the coding sequence GTGCCACTGCGCTTCTCTTCGTTAAATCTCGGCTTTGTGTCTGCTCGTACAGTTACCGCTTTCGGCGTGCTTTTGGCGCTCGGCATGACCGCTCCTTCCGCCTGTGCGCGCAAGTTTGAAGTCCGTAAGCACCCGCGCATCCGCGCTGTGGCTCACGCTTTCGTGAATGCCACCCTGCCAGGCCTCGGGCTGCTCCCCATTGAGGGCGACGAAGTGACGACGCCTTCCGAAGGCCAGAAGTACGAACTGAAGTTTGCTCACCAGGGCGGCGAGATGATCGACGTGGTGTATCGCGTAGGCGACACCTATATCCCTGAAGCGCTGGACAAGCTCAACCACTTTCTCCGTGACAGCCACAACCAGGAAGTCACAACGTTTGATCCGCGCACCTTTGACGTTCTGCACACGTTGATGGCAAAGGTGGGCAAGGGCGGTGGCGTGATCAGCGTGCTTTCTGCGTATCGCTCGCAGGAAACGAACGACGCGCTGCGCGCCAGCGGAACAACCAATGCAGCGGAGCACTCGCAGCACATTGAAGCGAAGGCCGTCGATATGCGCGTGGAGGGTGTTCCGGCTGCGCGTCTCCGCGATGCAGCCTTATCGCTGGACGCGGGTGGCGTCGGTTACTACCCGAAGAGTCAGTTCGTGCATGTTGATACGGGCCCGGTCCGCAAGTGGACGTATTCCCCGCATGCTTCCGGACATAAGCGTCGTCACAAGCGCGCCTAG
- the tuf gene encoding elongation factor Tu, which produces MAKEKFDRSKPHVNVGTIGHIDHGKTTLTAAITKVLSKHNPKNSFRSFDTIDNAPEERERGITISTSHVEYETANRHYAHVDCPGHADYIKNMITGAAQMDGAILVVAATDGPMPQTKEHVLLARQVGVPYIVVFLNKCDAVEDPELIDLVEMEVRELLSKYEFPGDDVPVIRGSALGALNGEAQWEAKIDELMQAVDDNVPQPDRLVDLPFLMPIEDIFSISGRGTVVTGRIERGRIKVGEPAQIVGFRDTQATTVTGVEMFKKQLDEGLAGDNAGLLLRGTAKDDVERGMVLAKPGSITPHTVFKGEVYVLSKEEGGRHTPFFNGYRPQFYFRTTDVTGSAKLPEGTEMVMPGDNVALEITLHTPVAMEKGLRFAIREGGRTVGAGAISEIVK; this is translated from the coding sequence ATGGCGAAGGAAAAATTTGACCGTAGTAAGCCTCACGTAAACGTTGGCACGATTGGTCATATCGATCACGGCAAGACGACGTTGACAGCGGCGATCACGAAGGTTCTTTCGAAGCACAACCCGAAGAACAGCTTCCGTTCGTTTGACACGATTGATAACGCACCGGAAGAGCGCGAGCGTGGTATCACGATCTCGACCTCGCACGTGGAGTACGAGACGGCGAACCGTCACTATGCACACGTTGACTGCCCGGGCCACGCTGACTACATCAAGAACATGATCACGGGCGCAGCGCAGATGGACGGCGCGATCCTGGTGGTTGCAGCGACCGACGGCCCGATGCCCCAGACGAAGGAGCACGTTCTGCTCGCTCGTCAGGTTGGCGTGCCGTACATCGTTGTGTTCCTGAACAAGTGCGATGCTGTGGAAGATCCCGAACTGATCGACCTGGTCGAGATGGAAGTTCGTGAACTGCTCAGCAAGTACGAGTTCCCTGGCGATGACGTTCCTGTCATCCGTGGCTCGGCTCTGGGCGCGCTGAACGGCGAAGCTCAGTGGGAAGCAAAGATCGACGAGTTGATGCAGGCCGTGGACGACAACGTTCCGCAGCCTGACCGTCTGGTCGACCTGCCGTTCCTGATGCCGATCGAAGACATCTTCTCGATCTCGGGCCGTGGAACTGTAGTGACGGGCCGTATCGAGCGTGGTCGCATCAAGGTTGGCGAGCCGGCACAGATCGTGGGCTTCCGCGATACGCAGGCGACGACCGTGACCGGCGTTGAAATGTTCAAGAAGCAGCTGGACGAAGGTCTTGCTGGCGACAACGCAGGTCTGTTGCTGCGTGGTACGGCGAAGGACGACGTGGAGCGCGGCATGGTTCTGGCGAAGCCGGGATCGATCACGCCGCACACCGTGTTCAAGGGCGAAGTGTACGTTCTGTCGAAGGAAGAAGGCGGCCGTCACACCCCGTTCTTCAACGGCTACCGTCCCCAGTTCTACTTCCGTACGACGGACGTAACGGGTTCGGCAAAGCTGCCGGAAGGCACCGAGATGGTGATGCCAGGCGACAACGTGGCTCTCGAGATCACGCTGCACACACCGGTTGCTATGGAAAAGGGTCTGCGCTTCGCCATCCGTGAGGGTGGACGTACCGTAGGCGCTGGCGCTATCTCAGAAATCGTTAAGTAA